A region from the Aegilops tauschii subsp. strangulata cultivar AL8/78 chromosome 5, Aet v6.0, whole genome shotgun sequence genome encodes:
- the LOC109760231 gene encoding uncharacterized protein has translation MGSSSKVVRPEEVLESLKNDGTVDALRMKIIAQLKADEDMKKNTMMMVEQSKVLKTPGAEKKTKRELFDALRQELETPVLEKASKAVWELILDNGGLGKEITETVEKVFCRLSGIDVMPPPASTSGAPQEKQTNMAVEEGQKDMEMDASEPSSSSRKRPFSDISVKGAGAIPNGGATYQHDDHEDGN, from the exons ATGGGGTCGTCGTCGAAGGTGGTGCGGCCGGAGGAGGTGCTGGAGTCGCTGAAGAACGACGGCACCGTCGACGCGCTCCGCATGAAGATCATCGCCCAGCTCAAGGCCGAC GAGGACATGAAGAAAAATACTATGATGATGGTGGAACAAAGCAAAGTTCTGAAGACTCCTGGAGCTGAGAAAAAGACCAAGAGGGAGCTGTTTGATGCTCTTAGACAAGAATTGGA AACTCCGGTTCTTGAGAAAGCCTCAAAGGCAGTTTGGGAGCTGATACTCGACAATGGTGGACTAGGGAAAGAGATCACCGAGACAGTTGAGAAAGTCTTCTGCCGGCTCAGCGGAATTGATGTGATGCCACCTCCAGCTTCAACATCCGGTGCTCCTCAAGAGAAACAGACAAACATGGCTGTAGAGGAGGGTCAGAAGGATATGGAAATGGATGCCTCTGAACCATCGTCTTCCTCAAGGAAGAGGCCTTTCAGTGACATCAGTGTGAAAGGAGCAGGTGCTATACCAAACGGTGGCGCTACATACCAGCATGACGATCATGAGGACGGGAACTAG